DNA from Branchiostoma lanceolatum isolate klBraLanc5 chromosome 9, klBraLanc5.hap2, whole genome shotgun sequence:
TTCTGGACACCAAGAACTACCAGCTGGACATCAAGCTGTGAAAAGGAACACAGGGGATGCCTAGAACACTGCATTTTACTTTATGATTTGGCTTAAGATATGATTTGTTTCTTCAGTCTTCTTTAGAAATTATTCCCATTTACACTACAGTTATGAAATTATGCTTGTGATTGAACTTTGAAAAGTCAATTGATACAAAGCAATGCTCGCGAATGAGTGAATGTGATGTTAAGTGCAAGCACTATCTCAGTGACATGTGCAACAACAGATAACAAGTATATATTCTAATTATGCCACAGTTACAAATGAAAGTGTGATAATCATACTGCTGCTCCTTAGTTAATACATGTTACAATTAGAGAAACTAGACTTCTGAAGCAAAGTCGACCcataatttcaaacacaaacattgGACACATTTTCAACTGCCCAATTCCACTCTTTGTCAAGGAATCTACTGCTCTTGTGATGTCACATTATGCAGAttactcattccttgacaacCACTGGAGTTTCacagttgaattttttttttggggggggggggtgttgtgatgaaaattacatgtacagctcAACTTTGCTTTataatgatttctaccaacacaattTAACTTTCAAGCTAATTCTAATACTGTTCAATGGAGCAATGTGGAATATTTTAGACTAGAGTGTCTTCGTTGAACATGATGAAATGTGCCAACCTATCCATtataatgaaagaaaataaacagcAATTAAGTTAAATTTTACTTACACAGTTTGAAAGAGGTTTAACATAACAGGTGTTTGTTGTACCACCGTCAGAATTTGGGATAGTCCCTAAGCCGAACTCTTATGAATAAAGATTACAATAAAACATGTCTGTATGTTTGGTTCCCAAGCATTGCCTTTCAACTTTGGACAGAAGAAATTATGGCGGTTACTTCATCTGCTGACGATCATTGCATCAGGAAAATAACACAAGTGAAAGTGTTTTTTCGAGGCATGTTGTCTTTATTGTTggagacacatgtacattaccATGAAACTACCATGGCAGTGGGCagaagccacatctatacttaGTGCAGCACAGAAAACACCTTTGAAAGTctgaagtcaaattttcataagaAATAATAACTAGTCGAACAATTAAATATTATCTTCTtatcagttcaaacatgcttttttcCATATTGAAAATCAACCATTTTTTTAACAAGTAGtctaggtacaggttcaggtccggacctgtaagctgtacctaaacctgtgtacctgtgcCTAAAATTTGtataggtacacagctctacataCACTCCTCTCCAATCATCAAACTATGATCGCCTGATGATCTAGATTCTAATGTATTATAGACTATGGTCTTCTATGCAATATCAATGTATCACAATCATCATTATCTAATCACTATCTTAATCAAGAGTTATTGGGTTCACAAAATTACTTTCCAATATCAATAATATGATACCAAAAATGAGAGAAGTATACAATATCTAtataaaatatcatatatcatatattatatctatatataatatcataaaggTTTGATCTAGAACACTACAAAAAATTTAGGAAAAGGAAAAACAcaaatttttttcaataatcaaTGGGGCGGACACCTTCCCCATAACAAAACTGTTATTCGTAAATTTCAACATAAACAGCAAATCATAGTTTCAGTCCCCACATTGCAAAGAGCATTCCCCCGTCCTCGTTGCGAAGTTGTCTGTAACCTGTTGTCACATCTCATCCTTTAGCAGACTCCATATGTATAGTTTGCATCGGACCGATGtaactctactctccaagcagaggaggggctccgactggtttttgacgtgttttaggcgtttttgtatggctttctactttgccatTTTTGTTGTCTCTACTTTTTGTTTGTAGAGACACAAAAAAAGGCAAAGTAGACAGCCCTAGTACACTACAAAAACGCCGGATAGCCGGAAcctctcctctgcttggagagtaccataaTTCTGTATCAATCAGAACGTCAGTGCTTCATCAGCAAGGAAACCGCGAATTAAGACGTCAGTCATGGAGCCTGATTTCGAGGCTAAAGTAAATCACGTGTTCAAGTGGGTGTATGAGAGGCAACCCCTGATTGGTCACAGCATATGCAAATCAGTCAGCTTCAGACAACGGAGAAAAGTGGTCACTTGTCAGGCGAGCCGATGCTGTGAGCGGAGACGTCGACCGAGTTTTCCGCGGGACAGAAAGGAGGTTCATGAAGTTGCAAGTTACCGCTGATATTCACAGGGTGATGTGCTGTTCTTAAGTCTCTTTCGGATTTAATTAACTTGTAACAAACGTCAAGAGTAATTAATTTTCTTTGTAGTCGCTTAGAGTGTAAACAGCTTTTATATATCATCAGTCAGCtttgataaatacatgtaggtcaaagcGGATATAGGTTACATAGCTTTGACTTCTAGTCAGAATTTTGAAGAAGTACGTAGCTTCTAACAACCGCACTATGAAATTCCGTCATATGTGTTCCATGATGTGCGATTTTGGGGCCTTTGCTGTGAGGAAGACCGATTTCGGTATTTTGGGGCCTTTGCTGCGAGGAAGAAAGAAACGTGACAGATGGTTGctattgatatgtaaatagtTGTCACCAGACTTCTGCAGAGCCATGAATAGCTGAGTTACACACAAGAGCTTTTTGCTTGAATGGATTGAACCAAGGAGGATAAATACTGAGTCACTTTTCATACGAATAATGGCTGTACTGActgtaatctcaaagcagatatagaaaggcaaaatcgtaacgtaTCAAAAGGCCTCGGTTCCGCGGAGAAATGTCTGCATTCCTACATCTGCTTAAATATTGACCCGGGCTACAGTTTAGCCAGGGCCTGGGTACCCAAATAGTTGTTCAATGACTTTCACTACAGTACATGGAACCAAGTACTAAGTAACGAGGTCCTTTTGAGAAATATGTCGGAGGTCTCAATGGTTTTCCCTAGCTAAATAGACATGTAGACCATTTTGTtattccaaggacattataatgtccttggttattcGAAGGAATTCGGGAAAAAGTGGTGTGAAAAGCAAACattacctccaagcagatgtagggtgtgGCCGGCTGCTCCGAGTAACCAGGAGCTTGCAAAATGTTACGAATTTGCCTttctacgtctgcttggagataactgAAAGTTCTTGCTTTTGACTGAATACATGAACAATTAGCTAAGTCTACTGATGCAGAGGAGTGAGTAAGGTTGGGAGGCCACGGGAAATATAACCAGCGTTGGCACATTCACGGATTGAGAATACTGAATTGTATGCTAGCATTAAATCCGGGGTAAACAAAACTATCGGGATAGTGGTATTGTGATGGTTTTACCCCATATTTTCGCCAGAAATACACTATAAAATCTATACTTTTATGCATTTCACTAGGTTTTTCAAGCTTTTAATGAAAACGTATCAATAACATTTCTGCAGGACCAAAGACTTGATCAACATGGCAACCGCAGCTGCATCTCATCTGACATCGGAGCAGAAAAAAGATGGACGTGGAAAGGCTTTTCCGCGTACACACCAGTGTGGCGAATGCGGTAAGGAGTTTAATAAAGTGAGTGaactgaagactcacatgcggactcataccggtgagaaaccgtacagatgtgaggagtgcagcaagcagttcagtcagctgggtaatctgaagactcacatgaggacccacactggcgagaaaccttacagatgtgaggagtgcaacaggcAGTTCAGTGCGCTATGTCATCTGAAGAGCCATATggggactcacactggtgagaagccttacagatgtgaggagtgcagcaagcagttcagggAGCTGGGTTATCTAAAGAGTCACATGCGGattcatactggtgagaaaccttacaggtgtgaggagtgcagcaaacagttcagtcatCTGGGCCATCTGAAGAAGCATATGAGGACTCATACTggcgagaaaccttacaagtgtgggGAGTGTAGGAGACAGTTCAGTGCGCCAGGTAATCTGAAGGTgcacatgcggactcactctggagagaaaccctacagatgtgaggagtgtagcaggcagttcagtcaacTGTATCATCTAAAGCAGCATATGAcaactcacactggagagaaacgtcacagatgtgaggagtgcagcagacagttcagtttGCTGTGTTCCCTGAGGATCCACATGCGgactcatactggagagaaaccatacaaatgtggGGAGTGTAGCAAAGTGTTCATAGACTCGAGTTCTCTAAAAGTTCATATGCGcactcacacgggtgagaaaccgtaTACATGTGATAAGTGCAGCAGACAGTTTAATCAGCTGGGTGCTCTGAAGCGGCATATAAAaactcacacgggtgagaagccctacaaatgtgtAGAGTGTAACAAACGGTTCAGTCAGTCAGGTAATCTGAAGATGCATATGAggactcacacgggtgagaagcCCTTCAAATGCGGAGAGTGTAACAAACGGTTCAGTGTGCTGTGTAAACTGAAGACGCACATCAGAAcccacacgggtgagaaaccttacaggtgtgatcaGTGCAGCacacagttcagtgagctgggtcatctgaagaaccacatgaggactcacactggcgagaaaccttacaggtgtgaggagtgcagcaaacagttcagtcagcCAGGACATCTGAAGAGGCATATGAtaactcatactggtgagaagccgTATACATGTGatgagtgcagcaaacagtttagTGAGCTAAGCAATCTGAAGAAGCATATGAGGACCCATACTGGGGGAGCGGGCAGCTCATGATCAGCAACTGATCGATAGTGATATTAAGATGAAGACGACACATAACCTTGATTAATTGCAGCGTCGCTGGTTTCGTTAAGCGATCCGTAGTTTAGTGAATTAATGTAGAGCACTGAATGGACTCCATTGAAAATGTGAAGCTAACATTAATAGCAAATGTAGACAATTGGCCTGAATGGTAAAGAACAGTTCATCGGCATGTAAATTAAGGCCTGTCTGTCAATTTGCATACTGCTTTCCCTGCTTAGCACTCATCATTTGGGAAAGactatggtagttaaacacacaccactaccagtggactagcccccagCTGTAGTGACTTTcccaaagttgtgtggcccagggctgccgaaacggagatgggcaccgccttatgcaccgtctggtgcggggaggactttaaccaACTTAACTTTCTGTCAATTTACTTACAATTTTGAATTAGGTGATAGATATTGGAATTACTGCTTCGAATAATCTTTGTAAATAGATAACCAATCTTTATAATTAGCTGTGGTATAAATGTGACCTTGCTTGTTATTCTAGACTAATGCGTCGTTGTCTGtaatttgatatgttttttgCAAAGGAACTATGTTCTGTAATCATATTGAGATCTATTGTGTATTGATCCTTCTCTAGAAGTGTGTATTAGTATTATAGTTGTACATGGTTCAGCACCGTTCACCTTCCGGAATTCCGTAAGGACAACACTTTCCACACATCTGTTAGAGAGCTAGTCTCCCTCTTTATCTTGGTTAAAGTTAGTGAAATTGTTGCACTTGCCACTTTGCCTTACTATCATCTATGTAAATAGTAACTCAGCTCGGTTagtatgagaacccatactaaGATCTTCAATTCCCCatagaatactagtattcaGTTAGTGTAGATGATAGTCTCACATTGTGTAGGACCGTTCACTTGACGTAAGGTCAACACCTTACATACGTCTTTATCTGGACTAACATAGGTAAAATTGTCGCACTTGCCACTTCGGCTGAATATATGCTAAGTTTGTTAAAAGATTTTAAAATAATTTGTGGCGAAAATATGATCTAgaaatttgttttgatttattgttatgatattatCCTTTTAGAGCTAGATATTAattttgttgtctgttttgtCAATAAATTGGAACGAATGTGATGCGCTGTTGTATTTCTTGCAAGGACAGGAATTCAGAATGATTATAATGAGCATAAAGTTACAAACACATTTGCCAGATTGTTCGCCTGATGAAATGGCTTGTTGTCCATATTTGCAACATACGTGTTTGCTTGATAACGGAAACAAATCGTACTGCAAACGCTTTAACCAGGCAAGGATTATTGAAGAAAATTATGGGCATACCGACAGTTATTTCTTTTGATAACAACTTCATTGAAACATACCAATCAAACCGTCTTTTGAGGCGTATTGCCTTTATTGATGTTGTAAATTCTGTTGAACATCCAAGCTACAGAAATCAGTGCAGATAACTTCTAACAATGGTGAATGGAAGAGACTAGTCAAAAATAAAAGTATGACATATCTATACATTACAAACTAACAAAATCTCAAAAGAATTCCAGTTGACATTAACCTGACAGGAGGTATTGTGGATACATTAGCCATGGCAAAGCCGACAATGGGGCAGAAATGTTCACTAACAGCAAATCAGTGTGCTAGTCTCTACTTTGGTAAAGATGATACAGTTACATCACAATTAAACACGGCAGCCTTTCATAACAGCCCACATGTACATTCATCTAATTATACAACAAAGCACGGAACCTGCATCAGTGAAGCATACACGAGCATGCTGGCAAACTGTGCTCTTGTGACTTCTCTATGTCCTACTTGTCTATTCGGATTCCCCCAGCTTCCGAACTTGCCTGCAGTCTTCACATCGGTAGCTGTACACTTTCAACGCTGTGGGTTTGCATGTACCTCGTTAGATGACCTGGCTGACGGAAGCTCCTACTGCATTCTTTACATtgatagggtttctcaccggtgtaaACCCGCATATGattcttcagatgacccagctcaCTAAATTGTCggctgcattcctcacatctataaggtttctctccagtatgagtcGGACTACATAACCAAATATGTTGTGTATGTAAGtgaggtcgtattgaggtcacctggtggcgccgaatggcagccgcccagacccttgcgacagttccacaaaaatgcaagtgtgaatgaaagctgtacatgtgtattatgtgaaacctgtaagcCCTGCatcaagcccccccccctcccccaaatatattcgccgccgttctaggaagcctgcgaaggaggctaagctGATCATGCTATAGCAAGCTTCCGGTTTGGCCAGATGGCTTTATTAtgttcgccgagaagattatgttttcggttacgccagctgtggggtgggtctgtatgtatgtcaagagcataagtcgagaaacctttgatggatcttcatgatttttggtaggtgtgtagcggcTGTAGGTACAAAGGTTCGagaatggttcacctggcgttttcctacagtgctgcagtggactttgtatgtttgtgtgtttgtatgtagacaacacaACTCAAGGAACTGTTAATGGATCTTGTAGGTAAGCATTTATCAACACACTAgccacatatactagtcctgtaccaccaaataatTTTTAAAGTCTTAGATAAAggcactctccataataagccttgattatttggcgaaggtaaggtattcgtggaactctagttacggATGAAGTGAGAAAACAAGTCAAGGAACCCACACATTATAGAAGAGATGGGTAGGttcatcttccactgccttcaaagaagaagtcaaacccaacaacaGTAGATGTGACTAACCATATTGATGTAGTACAGGATAGGTTTATT
Protein-coding regions in this window:
- the LOC136441355 gene encoding zinc finger protein 665-like, translating into MATAAASHLTSEQKKDGRGKAFPRTHQCGECGKEFNKVSELKTHMRTHTGEKPYRCEECSKQFSQLGNLKTHMRTHTGEKPYRCEECNRQFSALCHLKSHMGTHTGEKPYRCEECSKQFRELGYLKSHMRIHTGEKPYRCEECSKQFSHLGHLKKHMRTHTGEKPYKCGECRRQFSAPGNLKVHMRTHSGEKPYRCEECSRQFSQLYHLKQHMTTHTGEKRHRCEECSRQFSLLCSLRIHMRTHTGEKPYKCGECSKVFIDSSSLKVHMRTHTGEKPYTCDKCSRQFNQLGALKRHIKTHTGEKPYKCVECNKRFSQSGNLKMHMRTHTGEKPFKCGECNKRFSVLCKLKTHIRTHTGEKPYRCDQCSTQFSELGHLKNHMRTHTGEKPYRCEECSKQFSQPGHLKRHMITHTGEKPYTCDECSKQFSELSNLKKHMRTHTGGAGSS